A genomic stretch from Acidobacteriota bacterium includes:
- the gatC gene encoding Asp-tRNA(Asn)/Glu-tRNA(Gln) amidotransferase subunit GatC — protein MASELGPDDVERVARLARLRLTPQETERFAGQLRRILAYAEQVQQVDTSAVPPMSHPFPDPEAPLRDDEERPSLGAGATHRNAPEADRDAGLFKVPRVLG, from the coding sequence ATGGCCTCCGAGCTTGGACCGGACGATGTCGAGCGAGTCGCCAGGCTCGCACGCCTCCGGCTGACCCCGCAGGAAACCGAACGCTTCGCCGGGCAGTTGCGCCGCATCCTGGCCTACGCCGAGCAGGTGCAGCAGGTGGACACGTCCGCCGTGCCCCCCATGTCCCATCCGTTCCCCGACCCCGAGGCGCCGTTGCGGGACGACGAGGAACGCCCGTCGCTCGGCGCCGGTGCCACGCACCGGAACGCGCCCGAGGCCGATCGCGACGCCGGGCTGTTCAAAGTGCCACGGGTGCTTGGATGA
- the gatA gene encoding Asp-tRNA(Asn)/Glu-tRNA(Gln) amidotransferase subunit GatA, with translation MSAPRTAAAIARLVRSGDLSAVDVCERALADIAARDAGIHAFLRVTGDRALARAKAVDAERARGRTGPLSGVPVAIKDNLCTVDVETTAGSRILAGYLPPYDATAVARLEEAGAVVIGKANCDEFAMGSSTEHSAFGPTMNPRDPARIPGGSSGGSAAAVAAGMVPLALGSDTGGSIRQPAALCGVVGLKPTYGRVSRYGLVAFASSLDQIGPLSLDARDAAIVLGAIAGADPMDATCSRRDVPDYAAALDGADLRGVRIGIPTRVLEEGRHGNGTGAREAQAGIDDDVRRSFDEALRALVSLGATVVEIELPHAKYATPVYYLIATAEASSNLARYDGVRYGRRAPLAPGEGLADMYERTRAEGFGAEVKRRIMLGTYVLSAGYYDAYYLKAQQVRTLVARDYEQALARADLIAMPTTPTPAFRLGERMDDPLQMYLADVFTVAVNLAGLPAISVPCGTSRGGLPIGLQLIGRAFDEAGVLRAADAYQRHAADHASNVA, from the coding sequence ATGAGCGCGCCCCGAACCGCCGCTGCCATCGCCCGCCTCGTCCGAAGCGGCGACCTGTCAGCCGTCGACGTGTGCGAGCGCGCCCTCGCCGACATCGCGGCGCGCGACGCCGGCATTCACGCCTTCCTTCGCGTGACCGGCGACCGCGCGCTCGCCCGCGCAAAGGCCGTGGACGCCGAGCGCGCCCGCGGCCGCACGGGCCCCCTCAGCGGCGTGCCCGTGGCCATCAAGGACAACCTCTGCACGGTGGATGTCGAAACGACCGCGGGGTCGCGCATCCTCGCCGGTTATCTGCCGCCCTATGACGCGACGGCGGTCGCACGGCTCGAAGAGGCGGGCGCCGTCGTGATCGGTAAGGCCAACTGCGACGAGTTCGCCATGGGCTCTTCAACCGAGCACTCCGCGTTCGGGCCCACGATGAACCCGCGGGATCCCGCGCGCATCCCCGGCGGTTCGAGCGGCGGCTCGGCGGCGGCCGTCGCCGCCGGCATGGTGCCGCTCGCGCTCGGCTCCGATACCGGCGGCTCGATCCGCCAGCCCGCCGCGCTCTGCGGCGTCGTCGGCCTGAAGCCGACCTACGGCCGCGTGTCGCGGTACGGCCTGGTGGCCTTTGCCTCGTCGCTCGATCAGATTGGACCGTTGTCGCTCGACGCGCGCGATGCGGCGATTGTGCTCGGCGCCATCGCGGGCGCCGATCCGATGGACGCCACCTGCTCGCGGCGCGACGTGCCGGACTACGCGGCGGCGCTCGACGGCGCGGACCTGCGCGGTGTCCGGATCGGCATCCCGACGCGCGTGCTGGAAGAGGGGCGACACGGGAACGGCACCGGCGCGCGAGAGGCGCAGGCGGGGATCGATGATGACGTGCGGCGGTCGTTCGACGAAGCGCTGCGCGCGCTGGTGTCGCTCGGTGCGACGGTCGTGGAAATCGAATTGCCGCACGCGAAGTACGCCACGCCGGTGTACTACCTGATCGCCACAGCGGAAGCCAGCTCCAACCTCGCGCGCTACGACGGCGTGCGTTACGGCCGCCGCGCGCCGCTCGCTCCCGGCGAGGGGCTGGCCGACATGTACGAGCGAACGCGCGCGGAGGGGTTCGGCGCCGAGGTGAAACGCCGAATCATGCTCGGCACCTACGTCCTGAGCGCCGGTTACTACGACGCGTACTACTTGAAGGCGCAGCAGGTCCGCACGCTCGTCGCGCGCGACTACGAGCAGGCGCTCGCGCGCGCCGACCTGATCGCGATGCCCACGACGCCCACGCCCGCCTTCCGCCTCGGCGAGCGGATGGATGATCCGCTGCAGATGTATCTGGCCGACGTGTTCACCGTCGCGGTGAACCTCGCGGGCCTGCCGGCCATCAGCGTGCCGTGCGGCACGTCACGGGGCGGGCTGCCGATCGGCCTGCAGCTGATCGGCCGGGCGTTCGACGAAGCCGGTGTCCTTCGGGCTGCGGACGCGTATCAGCGCCACGCCGCCGACCACGCGTCGAACGTGGCCTGA
- the surE gene encoding 5'/3'-nucleotidase SurE has product MMILWRRTWPVLAFLAVLGAVLPAQQPAKPYRILVTNDDGIRAPGILAVAQALARLGEVTVVAPAENQSGKGHSITIGDPMYVDKVALPDVPTAWRVVATPASCVKVALGALMTDKPDLVVSGINRGYNLGAVSYVSGTVGAAREAALQGIPAIAVSMAVEGDPHYLAAAEMVRRIAEQVKTRGLPSGAFLNVNIPAGSADAIKGIRVTRQSLLTGTERFEEQKSPNGRRYFWSIWEEPTADPEGTDVWATDHGYVSVVPMRIGEFDQATFDAWSAAWR; this is encoded by the coding sequence ATGATGATCCTGTGGCGCCGAACGTGGCCGGTTCTGGCCTTCCTCGCGGTGCTGGGCGCGGTGCTTCCCGCGCAACAGCCGGCGAAGCCCTATCGCATTCTCGTCACCAATGACGACGGTATCCGCGCGCCGGGCATCCTGGCCGTGGCGCAGGCCCTGGCCCGCCTTGGCGAGGTGACCGTCGTCGCCCCTGCCGAGAACCAGAGCGGCAAGGGGCACTCGATCACGATCGGCGACCCGATGTACGTGGACAAGGTTGCGCTCCCCGACGTGCCTACGGCCTGGCGCGTGGTGGCGACGCCCGCCAGCTGCGTGAAAGTGGCGCTTGGCGCGCTGATGACCGACAAACCCGACCTCGTCGTGTCCGGCATCAACCGTGGCTACAACCTGGGCGCGGTCTCGTACGTATCGGGCACGGTGGGAGCCGCCCGGGAGGCGGCGCTGCAGGGGATTCCCGCGATCGCCGTGTCGATGGCGGTGGAGGGGGACCCTCACTACCTCGCGGCGGCCGAGATGGTGCGCCGCATCGCGGAGCAGGTGAAGACGCGAGGGCTGCCCTCCGGCGCGTTCCTCAACGTGAACATCCCGGCGGGCAGCGCCGACGCGATCAAGGGGATCCGCGTGACGCGCCAGAGCCTGTTGACGGGCACAGAGCGCTTCGAGGAGCAGAAGAGCCCGAACGGCCGGCGCTACTTCTGGAGCATCTGGGAGGAACCCACGGCCGATCCGGAGGGCACCGACGTCTGGGCCACGGATCACGGCTACGTGTCGGTGGTGCCGATGCGGATCGGCGAGTTCGATCAGGCCACGTTCGACGCGTGGTCGGCGGCGTGGCGCTGA
- a CDS encoding DNA-directed RNA polymerase subunit omega produces MPDVDTTAPQPGTETAPAERAAPIDSRFLFVDVAAQRAKQLRRGVVPRVPREAGVPRKLERLAMDEVRQGYILYTLPPVPGRRREL; encoded by the coding sequence ATGCCCGACGTCGATACGACCGCTCCGCAGCCCGGAACCGAAACGGCTCCCGCCGAACGAGCGGCGCCGATCGACAGCCGGTTCCTGTTCGTCGACGTCGCCGCGCAGCGCGCCAAGCAGCTGCGACGGGGCGTCGTGCCCCGCGTGCCGCGCGAGGCCGGCGTGCCGCGCAAGCTCGAGCGGCTCGCGATGGACGAGGTCCGGCAGGGCTACATCCTCTATACCTTGCCGCCCGTGCCGGGGCGGCGCAGAGAGCTGTGA
- a CDS encoding Hsp20/alpha crystallin family protein translates to MFPDISDFASDIRRAFDDLDRQFAGRGAGEYVPPVDVFETPDGVTIVVDVPGVPAASVRAVMKNGVVIVIGEKPGAPCGCDHAQFHVAERSFGRFARGIRLHGAFDAARAAATLAGGELRITVPRLEDRRGKEIVIPIQAQ, encoded by the coding sequence ATGTTTCCAGACATCAGCGATTTCGCCTCGGATATCCGGCGCGCGTTCGACGATCTCGATCGGCAGTTCGCCGGGCGCGGCGCCGGCGAGTACGTGCCGCCGGTGGACGTCTTCGAGACACCCGACGGGGTCACCATCGTCGTCGACGTCCCGGGCGTGCCGGCCGCCTCGGTCCGCGCCGTGATGAAGAACGGCGTCGTCATTGTGATTGGCGAGAAGCCGGGCGCCCCGTGCGGCTGCGACCACGCGCAGTTTCACGTCGCGGAGCGCAGCTTCGGGCGGTTCGCCCGCGGCATCCGCCTTCACGGCGCGTTCGACGCCGCGCGTGCGGCGGCGACGCTCGCCGGCGGCGAGCTGCGCATCACCGTCCCGCGCCTTGAAGATCGCCGCGGCAAGGAAATCGTCATCCCGATCCAGGCGCAGTGA
- a CDS encoding TIGR00282 family metallophosphoesterase, producing MKILFIGDIMGRPGRDMARRAIPLLVERHDADLVVANVENAAAGFGITKDIGDELRGYGIDVMTSGNHIWDKKEVLDYIPREPRLLRPANFPAGVPGNGRALVQGASGQAVGIVNVMGRVFMTPLDDPFAVVLREIEALRAKTRVILVDFHAEATSEKVAMAWHLDGKATAVVGTHTHVQTADERVMPGGTACITDVGMTGPHDSIIGVEKQAALGRFLTGMPARFEAASGDPRLHAVVITADAATGKATGIERLSITPHDLKS from the coding sequence GTGAAAATCCTCTTCATTGGCGACATCATGGGGCGGCCGGGCCGTGACATGGCGCGCCGCGCGATCCCGCTGCTGGTCGAGCGCCACGACGCCGACCTGGTCGTCGCCAACGTGGAGAACGCGGCGGCCGGCTTTGGCATCACGAAGGACATCGGCGACGAGCTGCGCGGCTACGGGATCGACGTGATGACGTCGGGAAACCACATCTGGGACAAGAAGGAAGTCCTCGACTACATCCCGCGGGAGCCGCGGCTGCTGCGCCCCGCCAACTTTCCCGCGGGCGTGCCGGGCAACGGGCGCGCACTCGTCCAGGGCGCGAGCGGCCAGGCGGTCGGCATCGTCAACGTGATGGGGCGCGTGTTCATGACGCCGCTCGACGATCCGTTCGCCGTCGTCCTGCGCGAGATCGAGGCGCTCCGCGCGAAGACCCGGGTGATCCTGGTGGATTTCCACGCGGAGGCGACGTCGGAAAAGGTGGCCATGGCGTGGCATCTCGACGGCAAGGCGACGGCGGTCGTCGGCACGCACACGCACGTGCAGACGGCCGACGAGCGCGTGATGCCCGGCGGCACCGCGTGCATCACCGACGTCGGCATGACCGGCCCGCACGACTCGATCATCGGCGTCGAGAAGCAGGCCGCGCTCGGCCGGTTCCTGACGGGGATGCCGGCGCGCTTCGAGGCGGCGTCGGGCGATCCCAGGCTGCACGCGGTCGTGATCACCGCCGACGCGGCGACAGGAAAAGCGACCGGAATCGAGCGGCTCAGCATCACGCCGCACGATTTGAAATCCTGA
- a CDS encoding exodeoxyribonuclease VII large subunit, whose protein sequence is MDVREAPGPPEPSGPSERHVLSVSELTSEIRGALESRFVDIWVEGELSNCRLWNTGHVYFSLKDDRAQIKAIMYRSAVRYLKFKPEDGFHVVARGRVSVYGPKGEYQFVCEYLEPQGFGARQVAFEQLKRTLQGEGLFDAARKRALPSLPRKIGVVTSLDGAALRDIINVLRRRYPNAHLVIRPTRVQGEGAAADIARAVRDIGRVAGVDVLIVGRGGGSVEDLWAFNEEPVARAIAAAPVPVISAVGHEVDFTIADFVADLRAPTPSAAAELVVKAKDEYCTRIDRLSDRLRAAARHGVQRRRAGVQAWLARRGFGAFTARIAMRGRHAAELTHALRRNTAEQIARRERRLTRLRLRLETLDLRRRLATVRGRLVSADGRMRAADARRRQGLDGRLRTLAGRLESLSPLGVLARGYAVAWNEDRTAILRRASSVAPGDAIHVTLHEGEIDCTVSDARNH, encoded by the coding sequence ATGGACGTGCGCGAGGCGCCCGGCCCTCCCGAACCATCGGGCCCCTCCGAGCGGCACGTGCTCTCCGTCAGCGAGCTGACGAGCGAGATCCGCGGCGCCCTCGAGTCCCGCTTCGTGGACATATGGGTCGAAGGAGAGCTGTCGAACTGCCGCCTGTGGAACACGGGGCACGTGTACTTCTCGCTCAAGGACGACCGCGCGCAGATCAAGGCGATCATGTACCGCTCCGCCGTCCGATACCTGAAGTTCAAGCCCGAAGATGGATTTCACGTCGTCGCCCGCGGACGCGTGAGCGTGTATGGCCCGAAGGGGGAGTACCAGTTTGTCTGCGAATATCTCGAGCCGCAGGGATTTGGCGCGAGGCAGGTCGCATTCGAGCAGCTGAAGAGGACACTGCAGGGCGAAGGGCTGTTCGACGCGGCGCGCAAGCGCGCGCTGCCCTCCCTGCCGCGCAAGATTGGCGTCGTCACGTCGCTCGACGGCGCGGCGCTGCGCGACATCATCAACGTGCTGCGGCGCCGCTACCCCAACGCGCATCTCGTCATCCGTCCCACGCGGGTGCAGGGAGAAGGGGCGGCGGCCGACATCGCGCGCGCGGTGCGCGACATCGGCCGCGTGGCCGGCGTCGACGTCCTGATCGTCGGTCGTGGCGGCGGCTCGGTCGAGGACCTGTGGGCGTTCAACGAGGAGCCGGTCGCGCGCGCGATCGCTGCCGCGCCCGTCCCGGTGATCTCGGCGGTCGGCCACGAGGTGGACTTCACGATCGCGGATTTCGTGGCGGACCTCCGCGCGCCGACCCCTTCGGCCGCCGCCGAGCTGGTCGTCAAGGCGAAAGACGAGTACTGCACGCGCATCGATCGCCTGAGCGATCGTCTCCGCGCGGCCGCACGGCACGGCGTGCAGCGCCGCCGGGCCGGCGTCCAGGCGTGGCTGGCGCGACGCGGTTTCGGCGCGTTCACCGCGCGCATCGCGATGCGGGGGCGCCACGCGGCGGAGTTGACGCACGCCCTCAGGCGAAATACCGCGGAGCAGATCGCCCGCCGGGAACGGCGCCTCACGCGGCTGCGCCTCCGCCTCGAGACGCTCGATCTCCGGCGGCGGCTGGCGACCGTGCGCGGCCGGCTCGTGTCCGCCGACGGCCGCATGCGCGCGGCCGACGCGCGCCGGCGCCAGGGGCTCGACGGCCGTCTGCGCACGCTCGCCGGCCGGCTCGAGAGCCTCAGCCCGCTGGGCGTGCTCGCGCGCGGTTACGCCGTCGCGTGGAACGAGGACCGCACCGCGATCCTGCGGCGCGCGTCGAGCGTCGCCCCCGGCGACGCCATTCACGTCACGCTGCACGAAGGCGAGATCGACTGCACGGTGTCCGATGCCCGAAACCATTAA
- the xseB gene encoding exodeoxyribonuclease VII small subunit, whose protein sequence is MPETIKDFESAIAELETVVKALEEGDLPLEKSLQFFERGVQLSRFCHARLEEAEKRIELLNERGELRPAPPSLGADEGDKPR, encoded by the coding sequence ATGCCCGAAACCATTAAAGACTTCGAGTCCGCCATCGCGGAGCTCGAAACGGTCGTGAAGGCGCTCGAGGAGGGAGATCTCCCCCTCGAGAAATCGCTCCAGTTCTTCGAGCGCGGCGTGCAGCTGTCGCGCTTCTGCCACGCGCGCCTCGAGGAAGCCGAAAAGCGGATCGAGCTGCTCAACGAGCGGGGCGAGCTGCGGCCGGCGCCCCCCTCGCTCGGCGCGGACGAGGGAGACAAGCCGCGGTGA
- a CDS encoding polyprenyl synthetase family protein, whose amino-acid sequence MTPSAQPLDDSLARLRRVADRALARLVVPPDTPPVLTDALRYPVEAGGKRLRPVLCLAAAEAVAPLSGIAEDRAVKQAVHAACALELVHTYSLVHDDLPAMDDDTLRRGLPTTHVVYGDGLAVLVGDALLTRAFEVIVSQPDPDGSLTSRKLQVVALLARAAGAEGMVGGQAIDLDAAGKGRPGATPAVALDANAVRAMHGRKTGALIRASATSGAIMAGAPPHVVGAVDRYAAELGLAFQIVDDILDVEGSAAELGKSAGKDAAAGKPTYPALFGLNESRHMAAHCVERALVALDQARVAGILPDLARWVLTRRS is encoded by the coding sequence GTGACACCCTCCGCGCAGCCGCTCGATGATTCGCTCGCCCGGCTGCGACGAGTCGCCGACCGCGCCCTGGCCCGCCTCGTCGTGCCACCCGACACGCCGCCGGTGCTCACCGACGCGCTGCGATATCCCGTCGAGGCCGGCGGCAAGCGACTGCGCCCTGTGCTCTGCCTTGCCGCCGCCGAAGCGGTCGCGCCGCTGTCGGGCATCGCCGAGGATCGCGCCGTGAAGCAGGCGGTGCACGCGGCATGCGCCCTCGAACTCGTCCACACCTACTCGCTCGTGCACGACGACCTCCCGGCCATGGACGATGACACGCTGCGGCGCGGCCTGCCGACGACGCACGTGGTGTACGGGGACGGGCTGGCGGTGCTGGTGGGTGACGCGCTGCTGACGCGTGCCTTCGAGGTGATCGTCTCGCAGCCGGATCCCGACGGATCGCTCACCTCGCGCAAGCTGCAGGTCGTCGCGCTCCTCGCGAGAGCCGCGGGGGCCGAGGGCATGGTCGGCGGGCAGGCGATCGATCTCGACGCGGCGGGCAAGGGGCGGCCGGGCGCCACGCCGGCGGTCGCGCTCGACGCGAACGCGGTGCGGGCCATGCACGGACGAAAGACGGGGGCCCTCATCCGGGCCTCCGCGACGAGCGGCGCGATCATGGCGGGCGCGCCCCCCCACGTGGTCGGCGCCGTGGACCGGTACGCGGCGGAGCTTGGACTCGCTTTCCAGATCGTCGATGACATTCTCGACGTCGAGGGAAGCGCCGCGGAGCTGGGCAAGAGCGCCGGCAAGGACGCCGCCGCCGGCAAGCCGACCTACCCGGCGCTGTTCGGTCTGAACGAGTCGCGACACATGGCGGCCCATTGCGTGGAGCGCGCGCTCGTGGCGCTCGACCAGGCCCGCGTGGCAGGGATCCTGCCGGACCTGGCGCGCTGGGTGCTGACGCGGAGATCGTGA
- a CDS encoding TlyA family RNA methyltransferase, with product MVKHRLDLSLVERGLAPTRERARALILAGQVLVNGRPARKAGEAVRADDTIALAVPDHPYVGRGGVKLAHALETFGVAVRGRTALDIGASTGGFTDVLLRRGAARVVALDVGHGQIDWTLRTDPRVIVIERVNARTLTARQLPDAARQFDIVTIDVSFISLRYIFPQLPPLLREGGDIVALVKPQFEAGRAEVGAGGIVRDPAVHDRVVAEVAAAADAVGLTRRGLAASPIEGAEGNREFLLHLKCR from the coding sequence ATCGTGAAACACCGCCTCGATCTCTCGCTGGTCGAGCGCGGGCTCGCGCCGACGCGCGAGCGCGCGCGGGCGCTCATCCTGGCCGGCCAGGTGCTCGTCAACGGCCGGCCGGCGCGCAAGGCAGGCGAAGCGGTCAGGGCGGACGACACGATCGCGCTTGCCGTACCGGATCACCCCTACGTCGGACGCGGCGGCGTGAAGCTCGCGCACGCGCTCGAGACGTTTGGCGTCGCCGTGCGCGGGCGCACGGCGCTGGACATCGGCGCCTCCACGGGCGGCTTTACCGACGTCCTGCTGCGGCGCGGTGCGGCGCGCGTCGTCGCGCTCGATGTCGGACACGGGCAGATCGACTGGACGCTGCGCACCGATCCGCGCGTCATCGTCATCGAGCGCGTCAACGCGCGCACCCTGACGGCCCGGCAGCTCCCGGATGCCGCGCGGCAGTTCGATATCGTCACGATCGACGTCTCGTTCATCTCCCTGCGTTACATCTTTCCGCAGCTTCCGCCGCTGCTCCGCGAGGGAGGCGACATTGTCGCCCTCGTCAAGCCGCAGTTCGAGGCGGGCCGGGCGGAGGTGGGCGCGGGCGGGATCGTGCGCGACCCGGCCGTGCACGACCGGGTGGTGGCGGAGGTCGCCGCTGCGGCCGATGCAGTAGGATTGACGCGTCGCGGCCTGGCGGCCTCGCCCATTGAAGGGGCCGAAGGCAATCGCGAGTTTCTCCTTCATCTCAAATGCCGTTGA
- a CDS encoding NAD(+)/NADH kinase, with the protein MSKVGVVARRDLQGAAGVLAEIAGWLQARGIQTMFDTDTAVLAGVPKDFPIATRDDLPKHVGLLVVLGGDGTLLGMANRITRLGVDVAILGINFGSLGFLTEVTLEEIQAALAAAVDGKATIEERMLIRGQVMRAGRIADDRLALNDIVVNRGSLSRIVDMAITINGQPVTHVRADGLIVTTPTGSTAYNLAAGGPIVHPDVDAVVLTPIAPHTLTYRPIVIPGSSEVRIKPGVGGSSDELYATFDGQHGVPLEAGDEIVVKCASQRLKLMRASSRTYFDVLRQKLKWGQR; encoded by the coding sequence TTGAGCAAGGTGGGTGTCGTCGCGCGGCGGGATCTGCAGGGAGCGGCCGGCGTGCTCGCCGAGATCGCCGGGTGGCTGCAGGCGCGCGGCATCCAGACGATGTTCGACACGGATACGGCGGTGCTGGCAGGGGTGCCGAAGGACTTCCCCATCGCCACCCGCGACGATCTGCCGAAGCACGTCGGCCTCCTCGTCGTCCTGGGCGGCGACGGCACGCTGCTCGGGATGGCCAACCGCATCACGCGGCTCGGCGTGGACGTCGCCATCCTCGGCATCAACTTCGGCAGCCTGGGGTTCCTGACAGAGGTCACCCTCGAGGAGATCCAGGCCGCGCTGGCCGCCGCGGTGGACGGCAAGGCGACGATCGAGGAACGGATGCTGATCCGCGGGCAGGTGATGCGCGCCGGCCGGATCGCCGACGACCGGCTCGCACTCAACGACATCGTCGTCAATCGCGGGTCGCTGTCGCGGATCGTGGACATGGCCATCACGATCAACGGCCAGCCGGTGACGCACGTCCGCGCTGACGGCCTCATCGTGACGACGCCGACCGGATCGACCGCCTACAACCTCGCGGCCGGCGGGCCGATCGTGCACCCGGACGTCGACGCGGTTGTCCTGACGCCCATCGCGCCGCACACGCTCACGTATCGCCCCATCGTCATTCCCGGCTCGTCGGAAGTGCGGATCAAACCGGGCGTGGGCGGCAGCAGCGACGAACTGTACGCGACCTTCGACGGCCAGCACGGCGTGCCCCTCGAGGCCGGTGACGAGATCGTCGTCAAGTGCGCCTCCCAGCGGCTGAAGCTGATGCGCGCGTCCTCGCGGACGTACTTCGACGTGCTGCGGCAGAAGTTGAAGTGGGGGCAGAGATAG
- the mltG gene encoding endolytic transglycosylase MltG has translation MTMKRLLGVLAILLLAVAGGASYVLTRVNQPYKGYEGAEQFVEIPQGSGVAAMARRLADAGVVRDRLAFRYAVWLTGESRSLKAGEYRFDRPMTAEEVVRKIARGEVYLRSITFREGLTIREMASHFEQQGFGGAASFIEAARNPERIRDLDPAATDLEGYLFPDTYALPRKATAARLVDLMVARFHQQVGGDLPARAQAAGRTVRAVVTLASLVEKETGKGEERPLVAAVYANRLKIGMGLQCDPTVIYAIQRAGRDVKNITREDLQFDSPYNTYRYAGLPPGPIASPGRASLDAALDPAGVPYLYFVSRNDGSHVFASTLDEHNRNVFQWQILYWRAQRRLQQQGSMGR, from the coding sequence CTGACCATGAAACGTCTTCTCGGCGTTCTCGCTATTCTTCTGCTCGCTGTCGCCGGTGGCGCCTCTTACGTCCTCACCCGTGTCAACCAGCCGTACAAGGGCTACGAGGGGGCGGAGCAGTTCGTGGAGATCCCCCAGGGGAGCGGCGTGGCGGCCATGGCGCGCCGCCTCGCCGACGCCGGCGTCGTGCGCGATCGGCTGGCGTTCCGCTACGCCGTCTGGTTGACCGGCGAGTCGCGCTCGCTGAAGGCGGGCGAGTACCGCTTCGATCGCCCGATGACGGCCGAAGAGGTCGTGCGGAAGATCGCGCGCGGAGAGGTGTACCTGCGATCGATCACGTTCCGCGAGGGGCTGACGATTCGCGAGATGGCGTCGCACTTCGAGCAGCAGGGTTTCGGCGGCGCCGCGTCGTTCATCGAGGCGGCCAGGAACCCCGAGCGCATACGCGATCTCGATCCCGCCGCGACGGACCTGGAGGGCTACCTCTTTCCAGACACCTACGCGCTTCCGCGGAAGGCGACGGCCGCCCGGCTCGTGGATCTGATGGTCGCCCGCTTTCACCAGCAGGTGGGCGGCGATCTGCCCGCGCGCGCGCAGGCCGCCGGCAGGACGGTGCGCGCGGTGGTGACGCTCGCCTCGCTCGTCGAGAAGGAGACGGGCAAAGGGGAGGAACGGCCGCTCGTGGCCGCCGTGTACGCGAACCGCCTGAAGATTGGAATGGGATTGCAGTGCGATCCCACGGTGATCTACGCCATCCAGCGCGCGGGACGCGACGTGAAGAACATCACGCGCGAAGACCTGCAGTTCGACTCTCCCTACAATACGTACCGCTACGCGGGGCTCCCGCCTGGCCCGATTGCCTCGCCGGGCCGCGCGTCGCTCGACGCCGCCCTCGACCCGGCCGGCGTCCCGTACCTCTATTTCGTGTCCCGCAACGACGGCTCGCACGTCTTCGCGTCCACGCTCGACGAACACAACAGGAATGTCTTTCAGTGGCAGATCCTGTACTGGCGGGCGCAACGACGTCTGCAGCAGCAGGGGTCGATGGGACGCTGA
- the ruvX gene encoding Holliday junction resolvase RuvX has translation MRVVGVDVGLRRIGLARSDATAVLASPWRTLAATGRPETDADLIAAAVASLDDPLQAIVLGHPRKLDGSATHLTAHVEAVAAALRARVGVPVVLQDERLTSREAEMRLAERERSWRKRKDKLDAAAAAVMLQDYLDALSD, from the coding sequence GTGCGAGTCGTGGGAGTGGATGTCGGCCTTCGTCGGATTGGGCTCGCGCGTTCGGACGCGACGGCGGTGCTCGCTTCGCCGTGGCGGACGCTGGCGGCCACGGGCCGGCCCGAGACCGACGCCGACCTGATCGCCGCCGCCGTGGCGAGCCTGGACGATCCGCTGCAGGCCATCGTGCTCGGTCACCCGCGCAAGCTGGACGGATCCGCGACGCACCTGACGGCGCACGTCGAAGCCGTGGCGGCCGCGCTGCGCGCGCGCGTGGGCGTGCCCGTCGTCCTGCAGGATGAACGGCTGACGAGTCGCGAAGCAGAGATGCGGCTCGCCGAGCGCGAAAGGAGCTGGCGGAAGCGGAAAGACAAACTTGACGCGGCCGCGGCGGCCGTCATGCTACAGGACTACCTCGACGCGCTGTCTGACTGA